CAAATGCCTCTTTATATGATGGAGGAACTGCTTTGTATGAGGCGTGTATGATGAGTACAAAAATAACTGGCAGGAAAAAAATTATAATGGATGCTGGTGTAAATCTAATTTATAGAACAATGCTTTATAGTTATACTTTCAATTTAGATATTAATTTTGTTGAAATACCAAATATTGATGGAATAACTTCAAGAGAAAAAATTATAAAATCTCTTAATGAGGGAAATGTATCAGCAATAATACTTCAAAACCCTAATTTCTTTGGATATATTGATGATTACTCTGATATAGTTGAAATGGCACATAAAGTTGGAACACTTGTTATACTTTCTGTATATCCAGTATCTCTTGGACTTTTAAAGACACCAGGGGAAATGAATATTGATATTGCTGTTGGTGAAGGACAATCTCTTGGACTGCCTCTCTATTTTGGTGGTCCATATTTAGGATTTATATCCACAAAAAAGGACTATGTAAGGAAAATGCCAGGAAGAATTATAGGTAGAACAAAGGATAAAAATAATAAAGATTGTTATGTTATCACTTTACAAACAAGAGAACAACATGTAAGGAGAGAAAAAGCGACATCAAATATCTGTACAAATGAAGCACTATGTGCTTTAAGGTCGCTTATTTATTTATGTCTGCTTGGAAAAGAGGGAATAAAAGAACTCGCTCAGTTAATTTTGGAAAAAGCATCCTTTACAAAAGAATTGATAAAAAAGGTGCCAGGGGTAAGTATCTGTAAAAAATCCCTACCAACTTTTAATGAATTCACTATTAAACTTCCTAAAAATGCAGATGAAGTCGTGAATAAAATGATTGAAAAAGGATATATTGCTGGCTTTCCCCTAGGCAGGTTTTATAAAGGTATGGATAATTATTTACTTATTGCAATAACTGAAAAAAGAACAAAAGAAGAAATAGTTAAATTTGTAGAAAGTTTGGAGGCGGTCTTATGCGATTGATTTTTGAGCAGGGTAGAAAAGGAAGAAGGGGTTTTAAAATTCCCAAAAAAGATGTTCCTATTTCAAAAGTAGATATTCCAGAAAAATATAAAAGGAAAACGGAAATTAACCTACCAGAAGTTTCAGAATTGGATGTTGTCAGACATTTTACAAATTTATCAAAATTAAATTTTTGTGTTGATACAAATTTTTATCCATTGGGTTCCTGCACAATGAAATATAACCCGAAATTCATTGAAAAGGCAGCAAATTTAAATGGGTTTAGGGATTTACATCCGCTTCTTCCTCAACTTTCAGGAGGTGGAAGATTAACTCAGGGTGCTCTTGAAATACTTTATAGAATAGAACAACTTTTATGTGAAATAACAGGGATGGATGCTTTCACTATGCAGCCATTAGCAGGAGCACATGGAGAACTCACAGGTACAATGCTTATATCTGCTTATCACAAAGATAAAGGAAATAAGCGAAAATATATAATAATTCCCGATTCCTCACACGGAACAAATCCTGCAAGTGCTGCAATTGCTGGATATGAGGTTATAGTTGTTCATACAGATAAAGATGGCTTTATGGATTTTGATGAATTTGAAGAAAAAATGAATGAAAATGTTGCAGGAGTTATGCTTACATGCCCAAATACTCTTGGTCTATTTAATCCAAAAATTAAAGAAATATGCGATATTTCTCATAAATATGATGCTTTAGTTTATTATGATGGAGCAAATTTGAACGCTGTTCTTGGGAAAATGAGACCAGGGGATATTGGTTTTGATATTGTTCACTTAAACTTACATAAAACATTTGCTACTCCGCATGGAGGAGGTGGTCCAGGAGCAGGTCCTGTTGGAGTAAAAAAACATCTTATTGAATTTTTGCCAATATCAAGAGTTATTATGAAAAAAGATGGAACTTTTATGCTTGATTATGATTATCCAAAAACAATTGGTTATATTGCCCCATTTTATGGGAATTTTGGAGTAATTATTAAAGCATATGCATATATTTTATTACTTGGAAAAGAGGGACTTTTAGATGTTTCTGATAAGGCAGTACTAAATGCAAATTATTTAAGAGCAAAATTGAGTAAATATTATGAAATCCCTTATGATAAAACATGTATGCACGAATTTGTATTATCAGTAGAAGATAAGAAAGAAAAATATGGAGTTAGTGCAAATGATATTGCAAAATATTTAATAGACAAAGGAATACATCCACCAACTGTTTATTTTCCACTGATTGTTAAAGAAGCATTAATGATAGAGCCAACTGAAACAGAAAGTAAAGAAACATTGGATGAATTTATTGATGTTATGGTAGAAATTGCAAAATTATGTGAAGAAGACCCGGATAAAATAAAAAATGCGCCCTATAATACATATATAAGTGAACCCGACGAAGTTAAGGCGGCAAAAGATTTAGACCTTTCTTATAAAAAATGAAAAGCAGATACATATTTTCTTCCTTTTCTTCACCTTATGAGAATATGGCAATAGATGAATCATTGTTTATTTCCTATTTTGATAAAAAAGTGCCTACATTTAGAATTTATGGATGGAGACCATATAGTTTTTCAATTGGATATTCTCAAAAAGCAAAAGAAATTTTGAATTTAGAAAAGTGCAAAAAAGACAATATTGGTATAGTAAGAAGGATAACAGGTGGAAGTATGATTTTTCATGCTGATGAGGTAACTTATTCAATTGTTTGTTCAGAAAGCGATATTGGAAATCCAGCAAGTATAAAGGCCTCATATAAAATTTTGACTTCTTTTATTTTAAGGGCATATGAAAAATTGGGACTTTTTCCAAAATATGCAATAGAATTTTCAGATATAATAAAAGAGAAATCATCTTTCTGTTTTATGTCTCAGGAGGACTATGATATTATTATAAAAGGAAAGAAAATTGGGGGCAATGCACAAAAAAGAAAAAAAGATGTTATTTTAATTCATGGTTCAATTCCACTTGGTGATGACTATAAAATTGCCCAAAAATATACAAAAGAAAATCTTTTGAAATTAAACATAAGAAGTTCCTGTTTATCAGAAGTTCTTGAAAGGAAAATTGACTTCTTTGAATTTTCAGAAATATTAAAAGAAAGTTTTAAAGAAATATTTGGTGAATTTGAATTTGATGAATTAGATAAAAAAGAAATTAACTTAAAAGAAGCATTATTGAAAGAGAAATATTCACAAGATTCATGGAATTTATATTACAATGAAACCTGATTACCTTAAAAAAAGAATAAATTTAGAAGATACATCTTATGTTAAAAATATTTTGAGGGACTTATCATTACATACTGTTTGTGAAGAAGCATTCTGTCCGAATATTTCGGAATGCTTTTCAAAAAGAGTAGCAACATTTTTAATATTGGGTAAAATATGCACAAGAAATTGTAAATTCTGTGATATAGAAAAAGGCAGACCAGAAGAATTAGATAAAGATGAACCAGAAAAAGTTTTAGAAGCAGTAAAAAAACTTCGTTTATCCTTTGTAGTAATTACAAGTGTTACAAGAGATGATCTTGAAGATGGGGGAAGTGAAATTTTTAAAATGTGTGTTCTAAAAATAAAAAATTTTGATAAAAATATAAAAATAGAAACATTGATACCTGATTTTAAAGGGAATATAAAAGCACTTGAAAAGGTTGTAAGTGTATCTCCAGAAATAATTTCTCATAATATTGAAACAGTCCCTTCCCTTTATTCAGAAATAAGAAGCAAAGCAAATTATAAACTTTCTCTTTCAGTTCTAAAAAATGTTAAAGAACTGAATAATAAAATATATACAAAATCAGGCATTATGCTTGGACTTGGTGAAAAGGAAGATGAAGTTATAAAAGTTATGGATGACTTAAGGCAGGTGGATTGTGATTTTTTAAGTATTGGACAGTATTTAAGCCCGAGTAAAAACCATTATCCTGTTAAAGAATATATCTCTCCTGAAAAATTTGATTATTATAAAGAAAAAGCAATGAATTCTGGCTTTAAATATGTAAAATCAGGTCCTTTTGTTAGAAGTTCTTACTTAGCAGAGGAATATTTGTTAAGTAATAGTAAAATCCCTTAATTTTATAAATGAGAAATTGGTGTTAATATTTTTTATCCCTTTACTTTTTTTAAAGAATACTAT
The window above is part of the bacterium genome. Proteins encoded here:
- the gcvPA gene encoding aminomethyl-transferring glycine dehydrogenase subunit GcvPA; the protein is MNYTPHTDLEIKEMLKEIGIESIDELFKDIKHILLPKSFNLPEGKSEMDVLKYIEKLSYKNYTDLTCFIGAGFYDHYIPSVVDSISSLPAFYTPYTPYQPEASQGWLQALYEYQSVISNLTDMDTANASLYDGGTALYEACMMSTKITGRKKIIMDAGVNLIYRTMLYSYTFNLDINFVEIPNIDGITSREKIIKSLNEGNVSAIILQNPNFFGYIDDYSDIVEMAHKVGTLVILSVYPVSLGLLKTPGEMNIDIAVGEGQSLGLPLYFGGPYLGFISTKKDYVRKMPGRIIGRTKDKNNKDCYVITLQTREQHVRREKATSNICTNEALCALRSLIYLCLLGKEGIKELAQLILEKASFTKELIKKVPGVSICKKSLPTFNEFTIKLPKNADEVVNKMIEKGYIAGFPLGRFYKGMDNYLLIAITEKRTKEEIVKFVESLEAVLCD
- the gcvPB gene encoding aminomethyl-transferring glycine dehydrogenase subunit GcvPB encodes the protein MRLIFEQGRKGRRGFKIPKKDVPISKVDIPEKYKRKTEINLPEVSELDVVRHFTNLSKLNFCVDTNFYPLGSCTMKYNPKFIEKAANLNGFRDLHPLLPQLSGGGRLTQGALEILYRIEQLLCEITGMDAFTMQPLAGAHGELTGTMLISAYHKDKGNKRKYIIIPDSSHGTNPASAAIAGYEVIVVHTDKDGFMDFDEFEEKMNENVAGVMLTCPNTLGLFNPKIKEICDISHKYDALVYYDGANLNAVLGKMRPGDIGFDIVHLNLHKTFATPHGGGGPGAGPVGVKKHLIEFLPISRVIMKKDGTFMLDYDYPKTIGYIAPFYGNFGVIIKAYAYILLLGKEGLLDVSDKAVLNANYLRAKLSKYYEIPYDKTCMHEFVLSVEDKKEKYGVSANDIAKYLIDKGIHPPTVYFPLIVKEALMIEPTETESKETLDEFIDVMVEIAKLCEEDPDKIKNAPYNTYISEPDEVKAAKDLDLSYKK
- a CDS encoding lipoate--protein ligase family protein; protein product: MKSRYIFSSFSSPYENMAIDESLFISYFDKKVPTFRIYGWRPYSFSIGYSQKAKEILNLEKCKKDNIGIVRRITGGSMIFHADEVTYSIVCSESDIGNPASIKASYKILTSFILRAYEKLGLFPKYAIEFSDIIKEKSSFCFMSQEDYDIIIKGKKIGGNAQKRKKDVILIHGSIPLGDDYKIAQKYTKENLLKLNIRSSCLSEVLERKIDFFEFSEILKESFKEIFGEFEFDELDKKEINLKEALLKEKYSQDSWNLYYNET
- the lipA gene encoding lipoyl synthase, encoding MKPDYLKKRINLEDTSYVKNILRDLSLHTVCEEAFCPNISECFSKRVATFLILGKICTRNCKFCDIEKGRPEELDKDEPEKVLEAVKKLRLSFVVITSVTRDDLEDGGSEIFKMCVLKIKNFDKNIKIETLIPDFKGNIKALEKVVSVSPEIISHNIETVPSLYSEIRSKANYKLSLSVLKNVKELNNKIYTKSGIMLGLGEKEDEVIKVMDDLRQVDCDFLSIGQYLSPSKNHYPVKEYISPEKFDYYKEKAMNSGFKYVKSGPFVRSSYLAEEYLLSNSKIP